In a single window of the Blastopirellula retiformator genome:
- the cysK gene encoding cysteine synthase A codes for MPRGKSYDNACAAIGDSPMIKINRLVPDDHATVFAKCEFFNPLNSVKDRIGYAMIADAEQSGKINQYTHIVEPTSGNTGIALAFVCAAKGYKLTLTMPESMSLERRALLRAMGANLLLTPAAEGMKGAINAAAEMVEKESGAWMPGQFDNPANPAIHEKTTGPEIWADSSENIDAIVAGVGTGGTITGVARFIKSKNPDFKAVAVEPASSPVISGGGPGKHRIQGIGAGFVPKNLDTSVLDEVIKVDDEDAFEWGRQLAKQEGIVAGISSGATMWAAAQLAARPDMKGKRIAVIMASLGERYISTPLFGGLDG; via the coding sequence ATGCCACGCGGCAAGTCTTATGATAATGCTTGCGCCGCCATCGGCGATTCTCCGATGATTAAGATCAATCGCCTGGTGCCCGATGACCATGCGACCGTCTTTGCGAAGTGCGAGTTCTTCAATCCGCTGAACAGCGTTAAAGACCGCATTGGCTATGCGATGATCGCCGACGCTGAGCAGAGCGGCAAAATCAATCAGTACACCCACATCGTCGAGCCGACCAGCGGCAACACCGGCATCGCGCTCGCCTTCGTTTGTGCCGCCAAAGGCTACAAGCTGACGCTGACCATGCCCGAGTCGATGTCGCTGGAGCGTCGCGCCCTGCTTCGCGCCATGGGCGCGAATCTGTTGCTAACGCCTGCTGCTGAAGGGATGAAGGGGGCGATCAACGCCGCCGCCGAAATGGTCGAGAAGGAATCGGGCGCCTGGATGCCTGGGCAGTTCGACAACCCGGCCAACCCAGCGATCCACGAAAAGACGACTGGTCCCGAAATCTGGGCCGACTCGAGTGAGAATATCGACGCCATCGTCGCCGGCGTCGGAACCGGCGGAACGATCACCGGCGTCGCCCGCTTCATCAAGTCGAAGAACCCCGACTTCAAGGCGGTCGCCGTCGAACCGGCCAGCTCGCCGGTCATCAGCGGTGGCGGACCGGGCAAGCACCGCATTCAGGGGATCGGCGCAGGATTCGTGCCGAAGAACCTCGATACGTCGGTGCTGGACGAGGTGATCAAGGTCGATGATGAGGATGCGTTCGAATGGGGACGCCAGCTCGCCAAGCAGGAAGGGATCGTCGCTGGCATCAGTAGCGGCGCCACCATGTGGGCCGCCGCGCAACTGGCCGCTCGTCCTGATATGAAGGGCAAACGGATCGCTGTGATCATGGCGAGCCTGGGAGAACGCTATATCTCGACGCCGCTGTTCGGCGGATTGGACGGCTAG
- a CDS encoding DUF4112 domain-containing protein, with translation MSAETNKTTKSPSSRMQRFVDLMENAVRIPGTRWRVGLDALLGLIPGVGDFVTAKAAFVLLWETRRLAVR, from the coding sequence ATGTCGGCGGAAACAAACAAGACAACGAAGTCACCGTCGTCGCGGATGCAACGCTTCGTCGATCTCATGGAGAACGCGGTTCGCATACCCGGCACGCGATGGCGCGTTGGCCTCGACGCGTTGTTGGGGCTTATTCCAGGAGTCGGCGATTTCGTCACCGCGAAGGCGGCTTTCGTTTTACTATGGGAAACGCGTCGTTTAGCAGTCCGTTGA
- a CDS encoding DUF4112 domain-containing protein → MAFFNRQLGMPFRKRAKMVGYVFFDLLVGIIPFVGDLFDAAYKSNNKILKMLEDQIAEHGDATVNPASQMRVPNFVKQAYSAQSRRK, encoded by the coding sequence ATGGCATTTTTCAACAGGCAGTTAGGGATGCCGTTTCGCAAACGAGCGAAAATGGTCGGCTATGTTTTCTTTGACCTGTTGGTTGGCATCATTCCGTTCGTGGGCGACCTGTTCGACGCCGCCTACAAGTCGAACAATAAGATCTTGAAAATGTTGGAAGATCAGATTGCCGAACATGGCGACGCGACCGTGAACCCGGCGTCGCAAATGCGGGTTCCCAATTTCGTAAAGCAGGCATATTCCGCCCAGTCGCGACGCAAATAG